In Mesoplodon densirostris isolate mMesDen1 chromosome 2, mMesDen1 primary haplotype, whole genome shotgun sequence, the DNA window ATTGCTAATTTTTAACTTATGCTTTCATGTATTTCTAGTTGTCAGCAATGAATATGTATTGCttgtaaaattagaaagaaaatagatattaaaaatgaaaagaagtgtAGACACATGTATCAATGTAACAGAAAGTACAATATGTAAATAGTACCATAAATATAAGGTCAataaattttcaacaaaattgtGAAGGTATTTCAATAAGGAAAGAATAGTCATGTCAACATACTGTGGATGGAAATACTGgatgtacatatttaaaaaaatataaaccttGACTCTTACCTATTCtcatatacaatattttaaaaatatcaaaactaCACACATTTCATAATAAAACATAGGAGATAATCTGCAGCTTGGAGTAGACAGATATTTATTAGAGAGGAGAAAGACCATGtgaataataaaaagaacaataatGCTAAATTGAgctatatcaaaattaaaaacttctgctatCCTAAATTAGATAATGTTtatggttacacaactctgtgagtatactaaaacccactgaactgtacactttaaaagtgtatattttatggtatgaaaattatattttcttaaaactgtTATAAAAAAGGCAtgattaataaaatggaaaaataaactacATAGTAGGAGTACATATTTACAAAatgtatatctgataaaggacttgtattcaaaatgcaaaaatcactcttacaaaggaaaaaaaacaagttaATTAAAACATAGTCAAACATTTGAATACATACTTCACAAAACAAGATGTACAAATAGCCAGAGCACATGAAAAATGATCAACATAAttaatattcaagaaaacacatgATAAAAGTGAAATATCACTatacatttaagaaatttaaaagactgactaCACCAATAGTTGGCTAGGATGTGCAAGCACTTGTACATGTATACATTGCTCATGGAAATTAATTATGATACAACCTCTCTGAAAAATAGTCTAGCAGTTTATAAATAGTTAAACAGCCATTCCATTCATAGGTACTCACCAAAGATAAATGAACATGTACGTCTAAGCAATGACTTAGAAATTAATATTCATAAGAATTTTATTCCTAATAGTCTCAAACTGGAAGTAatctaaatgtccttcaacagttCGACAGGTGAAtaaattgtgatgattagggacttccctggtggtgcagtcattaaaaatccaccttccaattcagggaacacaggttcgagccctggtccaggaagatcccacatgctgtggagcaactcagcccatgcaccacaactactgagcctgtatgccacaactactgaagtccacatgcctagagcctgtgctccaccacaagagaagacactgcaatgagaagcctgtgcaccacacgAAGAGTAGCTCtcactcacagcaactagagaaagccagcatgcagcaacgaagacccaatgcagccaaaaataaataaattaaaaattgtgaTTATTAATAAATGGAATACTCTTAAGCAGTAAAAAGTGAACTAAAAATTTAACAATATGAGTGAGTCTCCAAAACATTATggcaagaggaaaaaaacaagacacaaaacTAAGTATAtgatttgattccatttatattaaattctggCAAAGGTAAAACCATCTCAACAGAAAAcaagataattatttttcttgtgctAGGACTGAGTGGGACTGACcacaaaggagagaaggaaactcTTCAGGCTTGTAAAAATATTCTATAACTTTATTGGGTGGTTGGGGCTTTTATGTATGCATTTGTAAAACTCACCAAACTGTACATTTAAATTGGGAACATTTTATGGTATTTAAGTGAAACCTCCAGAAGGTTAATACAATTAGTTTTTGATTCACacatctcatttattttaaactttaaactttATTTGTAAGATAACAAGTAACTTAATGATAACGCTCAACTAGACATAAAATACTTGTTAAAAGTTAGGTTTTTGTAGATCACCCCAATATTCTTGACTAGAATTTTTATGAACAGGAATCTGATAAGAAGAATTTGTAATTAAGCCCTACTTTGGCTCTTATAAACACTAAAGGTGAGAATCACTGCATAAATACACCAATATCCTAACTTAAAATTCAGTGAAAAATGTCCACTTGGTCTGCTGTATTACAGACTAAATCATGgcgatttctctttcagaatccATCACAAATGACTGAACTTCCAATTCAGACTAATTATGTTCATAGCTCCTGATCCCCAGGCTCCTCAACTAAGGGTACCTTGAGAAACTGGAaacattatttttccaaaataaacttGACTTCTAATTAACCCCAAGACAAAGTCTTTAGGGCAGTAGATCAAGCCTCAGGAGTCCAATAATCACAGTATATGCTTCTAATAATCACTTCCCATGTGATACTAAGAACTGCATGAACCAGAACGTCTCAAGATCGTGACTTCAGCTGGACAAGCTGAGAGTCCTGATGGATAGGGGAGGCTACCTCTCTTGATGCAGATGAGAGCTTTTGTCTCAAGGCAGATTCACTCTCTTCTGCTGTTATTTCCTCAGGTTCTGGTCTTTGGCTTATTCTTAATGGGTTCCTAGATACTGAATACCTGCTTCTGTCTGAATTGAAAGGAGGAGAGCAATGTAGGTACTTGCTGAGCAGTGGGAATATTGATCTAGTCTGGGGTTTTGTGGGGTCAAAACCTGAGTGAAGGCTAGTGCTTGTGAACACTTTCCCCCATTACAATTCTGGCAAGTGGCAAAGTTAAGAAGGAGAAACAGGGGCTGCTTTTAACTCCAGGTACTAAAAGTGATTTGGCATGCTCCATGTTGTTCTCTAAATTTTTCTTCATGATTACACTGGGTCATTTTAGCTCCCAGttagattttcctttcttctctctttcttcgttttcttcttctttttaaagattggtTGATTTatggatcaaatgaaataatacttATACTTCTCAAATCTCTACTTCTCTTTCTACTGTCTACTCATGAATGCATGATTTTAGCTATAACTGAAAACTGATACAGTATTTGAACTCAATTTTAATAAGGTAAATTCAGGATGTTCATGTgtatttaagaatataaaatttcCACTTCTTTACTATCTGAGGCTGCCTACATAATTTCTACCAGCTAATAGATTGATGCTTTTCTTAAGATAGATTGAATATCTCACAAGTATTACACCTGAAAAACATATAGATTTGCCCGCTTTTGAGGTACACAGTATCCTCAAATATTGAGTCACTATTTAAATCTAAACTACATAAAATCCATGTGGAGTATCtaagaagtcagaaaaataagTTGGGAAGTGTCATCTCTAAGGATCATAACCTGAATTCCATCCACAGGCTCTAGAAAATTATAAGAGTACTTTCAGGGTCATCTAACTAGAGAATGTTGGAGTCCATGAGTTGAAAATGTTCTTAAAAGTCAGTACTCAGCTGTTACCCTAAGTCAAATCTCTTTCTGTAGGATATCATGCAAGGAGCCTCTTCTTAAATACTTTCCATGCATCTTAACAGTTTTTTACAGTTATTGACCTGTcccctttaattttaaaataaggagaCAATATCCAAGTTAAGtactttgcccaaagtcacacaaagcTAGACCTAAAATATAGATCTTCTCAGTCCAAATTGAGGGATATGTTACCTTAATCTTATAGCCTGTGGGTATTTAGCTGGAAGATCTTTTTATTCTTCTGCTCTGATACCTTTCTATCCATAGTACTGATATAACACACTGTGGTGGTCTTTGATATCTTCTTGAGCAGATGGGGGCTACCTTCTCAGGTATACTGTGCCAGTGAGTCTCCATACACCACGAAAAGGGCAAATATATCAATCATACAACTCACTTAGACTGTGAGGTTATATTAACAGTATGTCAAAATCCACTTAACTGGCAAAGGCTGTCCTCATGGGTCTGAGTGACAAAAACTCcaaacagttttatttatttatttatttatttatttatttattttttggtattgGGTAGATCCAGGCACTCTTTCAGAATCAGGTAATTCTGACTTCTATGGTCTACTCTACAATTCATAGTCAGTGGAGTGAGGATATAGTGGGGATTAGACATGGGTTAGTTGAAAGGAGATCCAGAAAAATCTTGGAAAATTGACAAGACAAGGATAAGCAATGACCGTAAATTTAGATTTCCCTCTGTGTCTTGGAATAGATGGAAATTCATATGTCCAGGTGGAAGTGTTATATAGTGAAACTGTCTCATTagtctgcctttcttttttttttttttttttttttttttttgcggtatgtgggcctctcactgttgtggcctctcccgctgtagagcacaggctccggacacacaggctcagcggccatggctcacgggcctagccactccgcggcatgcgggatcttcctggaccagggcacgaacccatgtcccctgcatcggcaggcggactctcaaccactgtaccaccagggaagcccaagtctgcCTTTCTTGATATAGAAAACATATAActagtatacatatacatatgtatataatgggGATATACATGGTATACACATTcttcatatttatatgtataacagaaataTCTTTACAGTTACAGAGTGAAAAATTCCTATTATTTGTGTTAAAGAGCTTTAAAACAAGTGTATGTGAGTATCCTAATACTAacttcaaataaatgaataattataacTACTAAGTTGAGGACCAGTTTCTAGTAATTAAGAAAGTACAAAAATTACCTTTAAATTCTAGGAATAGATACAAAGAGTTTCAGAAACTTCCAATCGTTTAACTTAGGGTCTAGAGAACTAAGGTTTGCTGTTGactagaaaaatgcaaaaaaaaaaaaaaaaaaaaaaaaaaacccttgtggTAGCAGATTCAAATAATTCTTCAACACAAAGTGATGtaaaatttatacaaatataCTGAAAAGTATATAAACAAACACTGGACACAACCAATACATGCTAGATGATTTTGTATCCAGAGAATACTTTCTTACTTCTTAGGCTTGGTCAGTGGGAAACATACCCATGAAAAATTATCTTATATAAGGCCTAAAAATGACTTTACAAATAATCCTTTCTAGCAGTTTGCAAACTGTATTTAGCAGCAGAATATTCAAAAGGAATTTTATTgacataataatatataaaagatataaagCTTATGGTTTATGTCATTGGTAGGAATCTCGAAAGCTCCCAGTTTTCCCATTATCTCTCGCTTTCTGTGACAAGGTCTTGGTCATTTTTTGCAAAactatttttctgaatttctctGAGGCAACTATAATGGGAAAAGTGAAGGATGTTGTAAAATGTCACAAAGTTAAtgagtttctctcttttttaaagcaACTTAGTGACTCTtgtcttcctgaaaaagaatatttttttaaaactaatgttATCATCTGTTCTATCCTTGGCTCAGTGCTCTAGTTTGTGGATCCTCCAGAAGTGTTTCTAATTGGTCTATCATTGGTCATTCTGTTAGAAATAACActaaaagcttttttctttttttttattattttgggtaTTGACATAAAATTGTTGTAATGAATATTGACATAAGGTATATGATATTCTTACCACATATCTTAGCATATACTAAGTTGTCAATTAATACAGATCCCTTCACACTTTTGTTCAGGGATCATCtaattcttcctctccctccccattttacagttgataaACTGAAGTTCACATACTGTATCTGAATATTAATTACTCATTCTTTCATTCCACTTTCTGATCATGCTTAGGTAGCTGAAATTAACCATATTTTTCACTTTTGGAGAGCTGGTTTCCTTAGGCTTGTAGTGAgcaagaaaatcaaaataaaccaTAAGTaagataaaagggaaaattatcAGATAATGCCTTAATCCTTGGCTAGAGAGATAACATGTCCTTGGTATTGGAAGAAAGTCTGCTAGTTGGTTGTCAGTTATTCTGTTCCATATTTAGCCTTAATTCTTATTTTGGCAGATATATTTGGAGGAAATGAATGAGTTCCACCAAACATCTGGAAATGCCTGCCACCTGTAGGCTTTGTGCTGAGTTCTCTATTTCTCCCTCCCTGGACCCTGGCCTCTGGCTCTGGCTCTCCTATATAACAGTGGCCATGGAGTGGGTCAATGAAACCTCGGTGAGAGAGTTTTTCTTCCTTGGCCTCTCATCTCTGGCTGGGCTGCAACAGCTGCTCTTCGTTGTCTTTCTGCTTCTGTACCTGTTCATGATGGGAACCAATGCCATCATCATTTCTACCATTGTACTGGACAGAGCCCTCCATACACCTATGCACTTCTTCCTTGGTGTCCTCTCCTGTTCTGAGACTTGCTACACATTCGTCATTATACCCAAGATGCTGGTTGACCTGTTGGCCCAGAAGAAGACCATCTCCTTCCTGGGCTGTGCCATCCAAATGTTTACCTTCCTGTTCCTCATCTGCTCTCACTCCTTCCTGCTGGCAGCCATGGGTTATGATCATTATGTGGCCATCTGTAACCGTCTGCGGTACACAGTGCTCATGGGTTATGGGGGGTGTTTGGGACTTGTGGCGGCTGCCTGTGCCTGTGGCTTCACTGTCTCAGTGGTCATCACCTCCCTGATATTTCACCTGCCATTCCACTCCTCCAACCATCTCCATCACTACTTCTATGATATCTCTCCTGTCCTCAAGGTGGCATCTCATCACTCTCGCCTCAGTCAGTTGGTCATATTCATGCTTGGTGTGTTTGTCTTGGTTATTCCACTGTTACTTATCCTGGTCTCCTATATTCACATCATCTCTGTCATTCTAAAAATCCCATCCTCTGTTGGAAGATACAAAGCTTTCTCTACCTGTGCCTCCCATCTCATTGTGGTAACTATTCATTATGGTTGTGCCTCTTTCATCTACTTAAGGCCTAATTCCAATTACTCTTCAAGTCAAGACACCCTAATATCTGTGTCTTATACCATCCTCACTCCATTGTTCAATCCAATGATTTACAGTCTGAGAAGTAAGGAATTCAAATCAGCCCTTCGAAGAACAATGGTCCAGACTTCATGTCCTATTAATTAAAGAGCAAATTTTTCACTATTCAGTTAACTGTGTGCATTTTATGAGCCAAGTAACATGTGTGCTTTCACACAGTTTCTCATCTAAGTGTAGAATTCACGCTGTACCATAAAGATCTTTTACATATTAGGagaatgaggcacagagaagttaagataTTTTGAGTTTCTACCATCAGTGATCTCTAAGAAGGTTATGCAAATGTAGGGACTAATTACTCATTTATGGAACAAAAATTTCATTATATTTCACTGCTGTAAAGTCTGATTATTCAAAAACATATATGTCAACAGAGGAGAGCAAAGATACATCCAAGTTCTttgaaacagaataaaggaaacctcatttaaaaaacatttttttttggcctcgcctcatggcttgtgggatttttgtTCCCTGactagagattgaacccaggcccttggcagggAGAGTGTGgtttcctaaccactggactaccagggaattcccaaggagcCTCATTTTTTGACTGAAGTAGagctaatttacaatgttgtgttatcctcaggtgtacggcaaagtgattcaagTATATATTGTGTTGGTCAAAAcattcgttcaggtttttccgtacaattttttatatatatgtaacatatattatataatttcagatttttcccatatagattattacaaaatattgatagttctctgtgctatacactaggtcctggttggttattttttatatacagtagtgtatatatgttaatcccaacctcctaatgtatccctcccctttcccctttgataacagtaactttgttttctgtgtctgtgagtctgtttctgttctgtaagttcatttgtatcatttttaaaattttatttatttatttttacagttactttttaaattaattaacttttggctgtgttgggtcttcgtttctgtgcgagggctttctctagttgtggcaagcaggggccactcttcatcgcggtgcacgggcctctcactatcgcagcctctcttgttgcggagcacaggcttcagacgcgcaggctcagtagttgtggctcacgggcctagttgctccgcggcatgtgggatattctcagagggctcgaacccgtgtcccctgcattagcaggcagattctcaaccactgcgccaccagggaagccctgtatctattttttttttagattccacatataagtgatatcatatgatatttgtatttctctgacttacttcacttagtatgataatctctaggtccatctattttgctgcgaatggcattatttcattcttttttatggatgaatagtgttacattgtatatatgtacaacatcttctctatccattcatctgttgatggactattaggttgcttccatgtcttggttattataaatagagctgctatgaacatgggggtgcatgtatattttcaaattttggttttctctggaAATATGCCACAGGGTGGGattacaggatcatatggtagctctatattttgttttttaagaaacccccatactgttctccatagaggttatagcagtttacattcccaccaatagtgtagaagagaaacctcatttaaaatgggttggacaataaatgctgagagggtgtggagaaaagggaaccctcttgcactgttggtgggaatgtaaattgatactgccactatggagaacagtatggagggtccttaaaaaactaaaaatagaactaccatacgacccaggaatcccactactgggcatataccccaagaaaaacataattcaaaaagagtcatgtaccacaatattcattgcagctctatttacaatagccaggacatggaagcaacctaagtgtctgtcgacagatgagtggataaagaagatgtggcacatatatacaatggaatattactcagccataaaaagaaatgaaattgagttatttgtagtgaggtggatggacctagagtctgtcatacagagtgaagtaagtcagaaatagaaaaagaaataccgtgtgctaacacatatatatggaatctaaataaataaataaaataaaacaggttgGAAGCCAAAAGTGAGAGTCTTCACACACTACAACTTGACTTCAATTACAGACCCCTATAGAAAGGCAGCAACTACAGACCCCAATAGGAAGAATTCTCATTGCCCGGCAACAAGCACAGCCAAAGGGAAGTGCTGCACTGTCCTAAACTCTTATTTTCCTTCAATGTAATTTCATTCAAAACAACCCCTTCCAACTTCCACTCTTTTCTGTACAAAGCAACGTTTAACTCATTTGTCTGTTAGACTTGTCTATAGTTTTTGCTATAGCACACTTGTCTTAAATTGCAGTTCTCTGCTATTCTCAAATAAACCGATTATGCTGGTAAAGTAACTGGCTGCTTTATTTTTTAGGACAACACTGTCTAGTTCCATGGAACAGTAGCAGATAATCTGATTGTCTATTCTTACCCCTCCTCCTAGCAATTTTTTCTTTCCATGAAGAAAACAGGCAATCTTGGTACCCTTCACTCTGCAGCTATCCTTGGTGGCCTTTTTTGGTCCCTAATCTACCCGCCTTGACCTACATATTGAAATGTCTTTGCTTACCTTGGGATTgttttgttcttcctttgtttGAGATTGGAACCTCATTATGGAGTCTCCTTCTTATATGTATGCATTTCCTTCCCATACTCTCCTGTGTTCGCCCCCACCTTCACTCCATGTCCATCATACCTGTTGCTTCTCTTCCAGGAAGCTACTAACACTGCATAATTGCTGAAGTATCTCAGGTAATCTAAGCAAAAGGATTGAGACAATATaataaggtagagagctagtctTCCCTAATGACTAGAAAACCTGTGGAAATACATTCACTGACTTCCCTTGCCCTATAGGATAAAGCCAAGAATCCACTGTTAGCAAGAATTTATCACCTAGTCTCTGCCTACCTCTCTGACAttatcatttctaaatttattattATCCATTTCTCATAGTTGTGCCCTCTGAAGCTAATCAACCATATGATGGCCCTCAAAGTGTCATTCTGTATTCTGCTGTGTTTCCTCATGGGCTCCTTCTTCTCTGTGGAAGAACTCCTCCCCTCTGTTTAAACTGTATATTTCAAGATAGCCTgagctactctctcactttctctgtaAAGCCTTCCTTGCCTCCTTATTGCAACCTGCTCATGATAGTAGGCTCTGCCTTGTGTTCTTATGGTCATCAGGATCTATTTTTATTATACCATTTattatttcaacaaaaatttttattcattgcttaatatgtacaaaatagtaTTTTAGCAGCTTGACATCAATGATAAACAACTATGTGTGGTCTTTGCCCTCTAGAACTATGTTCTGGTTTGAGACAGTCT includes these proteins:
- the LOC132483058 gene encoding olfactory receptor 10K1-like translates to MEWVNETSVREFFFLGLSSLAGLQQLLFVVFLLLYLFMMGTNAIIISTIVLDRALHTPMHFFLGVLSCSETCYTFVIIPKMLVDLLAQKKTISFLGCAIQMFTFLFLICSHSFLLAAMGYDHYVAICNRLRYTVLMGYGGCLGLVAAACACGFTVSVVITSLIFHLPFHSSNHLHHYFYDISPVLKVASHHSRLSQLVIFMLGVFVLVIPLLLILVSYIHIISVILKIPSSVGRYKAFSTCASHLIVVTIHYGCASFIYLRPNSNYSSSQDTLISVSYTILTPLFNPMIYSLRSKEFKSALRRTMVQTSCPIN